One genomic window of Corynebacterium massiliense DSM 45435 includes the following:
- a CDS encoding zinc-dependent metalloprotease, translating into MSNGFGFSFPTNDGDDDDDKNRRDDNNPFSAFGFGVGGNDSGSGSGAAGAGGLGDLLNQFGQMLSGMGSSMNSEGASPVNYDMAQRIASQEIKGAKKVTAEEKHAVEESVRLADLWLDAATDLPASSGKVEAWNAEDWLRDTMPAWKRLVTPVAKNMSQAQMDSLPEEAREMMGPLSNMMNQMSGMNYGMQLGHSLGDLAKQILSGTDFGLPVAPAGVVAVLPPNVQAAAQDLEISTSDVLVYIAAREAARQRLFKHVPWLVERLFSSVEEYAMGLEIDTSHIEEATRELNLESGDPQAIQEAMEKLQGMDLSPRITSRNANATARVETLIALVEGWVEHVVTEAMGERIPATSALNEAWARRRATGGSAEQAFSKVVGIELGAPKVSAATELWRRATNAVGTEKRDSVWDHPDFLPTAEHLDNPAAFIDSLLDDAPSDDFDAEFAKLEEELRNSGADKGDAESDGDDKGGDDTDSEKE; encoded by the coding sequence ATGAGTAACGGATTCGGTTTTAGCTTTCCCACCAACGATGGCGACGATGACGATGACAAGAACCGGCGGGACGACAACAACCCGTTCAGCGCGTTCGGGTTCGGTGTCGGCGGCAACGACTCCGGTTCGGGCTCCGGTGCTGCCGGAGCGGGCGGTTTAGGCGACCTGCTCAACCAGTTCGGGCAGATGCTGTCCGGCATGGGCTCTTCGATGAACTCCGAGGGTGCCTCGCCGGTCAATTACGACATGGCCCAGCGCATCGCCAGCCAGGAGATTAAGGGCGCGAAGAAGGTCACCGCGGAAGAAAAGCACGCGGTGGAAGAGTCGGTCCGCTTGGCCGACCTGTGGTTGGATGCCGCCACGGATCTGCCGGCCTCGTCGGGCAAGGTCGAGGCCTGGAACGCCGAGGACTGGCTACGCGACACCATGCCGGCGTGGAAGCGCCTGGTGACCCCGGTGGCGAAGAACATGAGCCAGGCTCAGATGGATTCCCTGCCGGAAGAGGCCCGGGAGATGATGGGCCCACTGTCGAACATGATGAACCAGATGTCCGGCATGAACTACGGCATGCAGCTCGGCCACTCCCTGGGCGATTTGGCCAAGCAGATCCTCTCCGGCACCGACTTCGGCCTGCCGGTCGCGCCCGCCGGGGTTGTCGCGGTCCTGCCGCCGAACGTGCAGGCAGCCGCTCAGGATCTGGAAATCTCCACCAGCGACGTGCTGGTGTACATCGCCGCCCGCGAGGCCGCCCGGCAGCGCCTGTTTAAGCACGTCCCGTGGCTGGTGGAGCGCCTGTTTTCCTCCGTCGAGGAATACGCGATGGGCTTGGAGATCGACACCTCGCACATCGAGGAGGCCACCCGCGAGCTCAACCTGGAGTCCGGCGACCCGCAGGCCATCCAGGAGGCGATGGAAAAGTTGCAGGGCATGGATCTCTCGCCGCGGATCACCTCCCGCAACGCCAACGCCACCGCCCGCGTGGAAACCCTGATCGCGCTGGTGGAAGGCTGGGTCGAGCACGTGGTCACCGAGGCCATGGGCGAGCGCATCCCCGCCACCAGCGCACTCAACGAGGCGTGGGCACGCCGCCGCGCCACCGGCGGCTCGGCCGAGCAGGCCTTCTCCAAGGTCGTCGGCATCGAGCTCGGCGCCCCGAAGGTCTCCGCTGCGACCGAGCTGTGGCGCCGCGCCACCAACGCCGTGGGCACCGAAAAGCGCGACTCCGTCTGGGATCACCCGGACTTCCTGCCCACCGCCGAGCACCTGGACAACCCGGCGGCGTTCATCGACTCCCTGCTTGACGATGCCCCGTCGGACGACTTCGACGCCGAGTTCGCCAAGCTGGAAGAGGAGCTGCGCAACAGCGGCGCCGACAAGGGCGACGCCGAGTCCGACGGCGACGATAAAGGCGGCGATGACACCGATTCCGAGAAGGAGTAA
- a CDS encoding ATP-dependent DNA helicase UvrD2: protein MADSPKFTLDLGELDEDQRVAATAPRGPVCILAGAGTGKTRTITYRIAHLVDNGFVSPNRVLAVTFTSRAAGEMRDRLAHMGIGGVQARTFHAAARRQLKYFWPQVAGDLPWKLIDNKFSLVARAVRGAQLDSTKDLIRDVMGEIEWAKASLIGADGYPEAIAKSRREAPADPRKVAEAYRRYESSKALPDGMLLDFDDLLLHLAGALENAPAVADEFRNQYRTFVVDEYQDVTPLQQRVLNAWLGERDDLTVVGDANQTIYSFTGASPKYLLDFSRTYDDATVVKLQRDYRSTPQVTDLANRVIAQAEDRAAGTRLELEGIRPAGPEPTFDAYESEESEANEVAGKVLSLLNQGVPASEIAILYRINAQSERFEQALADAGVIYQVRGGEGFFQRREIRDAIRELIRATRRDDLPNDPVRVARAAFAPLGLSAKEPEGAQARERWQSLTALVDLIQQIVDDHPGTELPGVIGELRRRADAKQNPTMEGVTLATFHAAKGLEWDAVFLVGLTEKMLPINHAIKAGDAAIEEERRLFYVGITRAREHLALSWPLARSAGSKASRERTRFLDGIVPELEDSHSKTSSRTRRPRRCRVCGNPLATPGEKVLGRHEFCESDVDEDVFAALRQWRSQTARDQKVPAFVIFTDATLMAIAEAMPADDSELLSVSGVGPQKLERYGAELLEVIRGLRS, encoded by the coding sequence GTGGCGGATTCACCGAAGTTCACGTTGGATCTGGGCGAACTCGACGAGGATCAGCGCGTCGCCGCGACCGCCCCGCGCGGCCCAGTGTGCATCCTGGCGGGCGCGGGCACCGGCAAGACCCGCACGATTACCTACCGCATCGCCCACCTGGTGGACAACGGCTTCGTCAGCCCGAACCGCGTGCTCGCGGTGACCTTTACCTCCCGCGCCGCCGGGGAGATGCGCGACCGCCTGGCCCACATGGGCATCGGGGGAGTGCAGGCGCGCACCTTCCACGCCGCCGCGCGCCGGCAGCTGAAGTACTTCTGGCCGCAGGTCGCAGGCGACTTGCCGTGGAAGCTCATCGACAACAAGTTCTCCCTTGTCGCCCGCGCGGTGCGCGGCGCGCAGCTGGACTCCACCAAGGACTTAATCCGCGACGTCATGGGGGAGATCGAGTGGGCGAAGGCCTCGCTCATCGGCGCCGACGGCTACCCGGAGGCCATCGCCAAGTCCCGCCGCGAAGCCCCTGCCGATCCCCGCAAGGTGGCCGAGGCGTACCGCCGCTACGAGTCGTCGAAGGCCCTGCCGGACGGCATGCTTTTAGACTTCGACGACCTGTTGCTCCACCTCGCCGGGGCTTTGGAAAACGCCCCGGCGGTCGCCGACGAGTTCCGCAACCAGTACCGCACCTTCGTCGTGGACGAGTACCAGGACGTCACCCCGCTGCAGCAGCGGGTACTCAATGCGTGGCTGGGCGAGCGCGACGATCTCACCGTGGTGGGCGACGCCAACCAGACCATCTACTCGTTTACCGGCGCCTCGCCGAAATACCTGCTGGATTTCTCCCGCACCTACGACGACGCCACGGTGGTCAAGCTGCAGCGCGACTACCGCTCCACGCCGCAGGTCACGGACCTGGCCAACCGGGTCATCGCCCAAGCCGAGGACCGTGCGGCCGGCACCCGCCTGGAACTGGAGGGCATCCGGCCCGCCGGCCCGGAGCCGACGTTTGACGCCTACGAGTCGGAAGAATCCGAGGCGAACGAAGTCGCCGGCAAGGTGCTCAGCCTGCTCAACCAGGGCGTTCCCGCCTCCGAGATCGCCATCTTGTACCGCATCAACGCCCAGTCCGAGCGCTTCGAGCAGGCGCTTGCCGATGCCGGCGTTATCTACCAGGTCCGCGGCGGCGAGGGCTTTTTCCAGCGCCGCGAGATCCGCGACGCCATTCGCGAGCTCATCCGCGCCACCCGCCGCGACGACCTGCCCAACGACCCGGTGCGGGTCGCGCGCGCCGCGTTCGCGCCGCTGGGGCTTTCTGCGAAAGAACCGGAGGGCGCGCAGGCGCGCGAACGCTGGCAGTCGCTGACCGCCCTGGTGGATCTCATCCAGCAGATCGTGGACGACCACCCTGGCACCGAGCTTCCCGGGGTGATCGGGGAGCTGCGCCGCCGCGCGGACGCGAAGCAAAACCCCACGATGGAAGGCGTCACGCTGGCCACCTTCCACGCGGCCAAGGGCCTGGAGTGGGACGCGGTCTTCCTCGTGGGGCTTACCGAGAAGATGCTGCCCATTAACCACGCCATTAAGGCCGGGGACGCGGCCATCGAGGAGGAGCGCCGCCTGTTTTACGTCGGCATCACCCGCGCCCGGGAGCACCTGGCGCTGTCGTGGCCGCTGGCGCGCTCGGCAGGATCCAAGGCGTCGCGGGAGCGCACCCGGTTCCTGGACGGCATCGTGCCCGAGCTGGAAGACTCTCACAGCAAGACCTCGTCGCGCACCCGCCGCCCGCGGCGCTGCCGCGTGTGCGGTAACCCGCTGGCCACCCCGGGGGAGAAGGTCCTCGGCCGCCACGAGTTCTGCGAGTCGGACGTAGACGAGGACGTCTTCGCCGCGCTGCGGCAATGGCGCTCGCAGACAGCCCGGGACCAGAAGGTGCCCGCCTTCGTCATCTTCACCGACGCGACCCTTATGGCTATCGCCGAGGCCATGCCTGCCGATGACAGCGAGCTGTTGAGCGTCTCCGGCGTGGGCCCGCAGAAGCTAGAGCGCTACGGCGCGGAGCTCCTCGAGGTCATTCGAGGGCTGCGCAGCTAG
- a CDS encoding ATP-dependent helicase has protein sequence MANAHFASSHTPEEIAKALGKHQPTPEQAGVISAGSGPLLVTAGAGAGKTETMASRVVYLVANGMVKPDEVLGLTFTRKAAGQLEQRIRRNLIDLRGSGLIEPRGEIGEALTTIAPKAMTYDSFVGELVREFGLLAPVEPFARLITAAEEYAIAHELVSNYTGKVGVDKQVASVTEDILALAGNMTNRLYDVDTVRDLSTEFLRAAEELPPATKKTEYSKKLLTKMDAQRGRINYLPLVVELARTYRDKQVTTFGEQMAVAARLVVEHPGIGKQLRNRYKVVMLDEYQDTSHAQRVFLRTLFGHAEGAAEGDEPTTVTAVGDPMQSIYGWRGASEENLSSFATDFPAADGSPAPKKELTTSWRNPRLVLDMANTVADVVLADGNASRLVGPLQPRSDAEAGDVQLGYFATSEAECRFVAEHMRDKYLASREAGKELSAAILVRKNSHSVEIAHYLDELDVPYEIVGLGGLLSEPEIQDLLAVATMLIRPQDNSAALRVLSGPMCGIGMRDITALGERARNLAGRLAGEDVGGEEPADQNLSAADDGTILGWLRREVAERTPEAPEQAVGLTDAVADLGERDRYTAEGLQRLEELSSTLRALRSYSLSKPLIDLFADIERAFNVRTEALARGGAAGTAHLDQFADVVATFPGSGLAAWLDYCAMAREREDGLQPGEVPAADDRVLIMTTHKAKGLEWEHVSVLHADSQTYSGKANSYVTRSTELPSADDYLDAEAFAGDKEPTRTHFDRAGEAKKQESKHANELEAARLFYVALTRTESTLTVTGGGTDGSNGKAKKGPYEFLHQLAEKFPDHVVCWNDPNDPQDSDDQDEQGDAATSPESGAFPYLAPDAAALAAADKVRAALDSLPDQVAGERFQQWETEASALIEEHRGLMAPEVEVAVPTELTASDVVALRGDPTQFARRQRRPVPFKPNAYAKRGTAFHSWLEEYFGGSALLSEEELPGLDEELGLEDLAALKDSFQASQWAQRTPVEVEAPFEITVDGAVVRGRMDAVFRDPDGTWVVVDWKTGRPPQGEDMRAAEQQLAVYREAWRRIRQRAGEESPQVKALFHYVTDGFDFEPRHLGGADELAGVLRQAVRRVEY, from the coding sequence ATGGCTAACGCACACTTCGCCTCATCTCATACGCCGGAAGAAATAGCCAAGGCACTGGGAAAACACCAGCCCACCCCGGAGCAGGCGGGCGTTATCTCCGCCGGTTCTGGGCCACTTCTAGTCACCGCCGGCGCCGGAGCCGGCAAGACGGAAACGATGGCCAGCCGCGTGGTCTATTTGGTCGCGAACGGGATGGTGAAACCCGACGAGGTGTTGGGGCTGACCTTCACCCGCAAAGCAGCCGGGCAGCTCGAGCAGCGCATCCGCCGCAACCTCATCGACCTGCGCGGCTCCGGGTTGATTGAACCCCGCGGGGAAATCGGCGAGGCGCTGACCACCATCGCCCCGAAGGCAATGACGTACGACTCTTTCGTCGGCGAGCTTGTCCGCGAGTTCGGGCTGCTGGCCCCTGTCGAACCGTTCGCGCGCCTTATTACCGCCGCGGAGGAATACGCCATCGCCCACGAGCTGGTGAGCAACTACACCGGTAAGGTCGGCGTGGACAAGCAGGTGGCCAGCGTCACCGAAGACATCCTCGCGCTGGCGGGGAACATGACCAACCGTCTCTACGACGTGGACACGGTCCGCGACTTGTCCACCGAGTTCCTCCGCGCCGCAGAGGAACTGCCGCCGGCAACGAAAAAGACGGAGTACTCGAAGAAGCTGCTGACCAAAATGGACGCGCAGCGCGGGCGCATCAACTACCTCCCGCTGGTGGTGGAACTTGCCCGCACCTACCGCGACAAGCAGGTCACCACGTTCGGCGAGCAGATGGCCGTGGCGGCGCGGCTGGTGGTGGAGCACCCGGGCATCGGCAAGCAGCTGCGCAACCGCTACAAGGTGGTCATGCTCGACGAATACCAGGACACCTCCCATGCGCAGCGCGTGTTCCTGCGCACCCTGTTCGGGCATGCCGAGGGAGCGGCCGAAGGGGACGAGCCCACCACCGTCACGGCGGTGGGCGATCCCATGCAGTCCATCTACGGGTGGCGCGGCGCCAGCGAGGAGAACCTCTCGAGTTTCGCCACCGATTTCCCGGCTGCCGATGGCTCGCCAGCGCCGAAGAAGGAGCTGACCACCTCGTGGCGCAACCCGCGCCTGGTGCTCGATATGGCGAACACCGTCGCGGACGTGGTCCTGGCCGACGGCAACGCGAGCCGGCTCGTCGGCCCGCTGCAGCCGCGCTCGGATGCGGAGGCCGGCGACGTTCAGCTCGGGTACTTCGCCACGTCCGAGGCCGAATGCCGTTTCGTGGCCGAGCACATGCGCGACAAGTACCTCGCCAGCCGCGAGGCCGGCAAGGAATTGAGCGCCGCCATCTTGGTCCGGAAAAACAGCCACTCGGTAGAAATCGCCCACTACCTCGACGAGCTTGACGTCCCGTACGAGATCGTCGGCCTGGGCGGGCTTTTATCGGAGCCGGAAATCCAGGACTTGCTCGCGGTGGCGACCATGCTCATCCGCCCGCAGGACAACAGTGCCGCGCTGCGCGTGCTGTCCGGGCCGATGTGCGGCATCGGCATGCGCGATATCACCGCCTTGGGCGAGCGCGCCCGCAACCTCGCCGGCCGGTTGGCGGGCGAAGATGTCGGCGGCGAAGAACCCGCGGACCAGAATCTTTCTGCTGCAGACGACGGCACCATCCTGGGCTGGCTGCGCCGGGAGGTCGCCGAGCGCACCCCGGAGGCGCCTGAACAGGCGGTGGGGCTCACGGATGCGGTGGCTGACCTGGGCGAGCGTGACCGCTACACCGCGGAAGGGCTGCAGCGCCTGGAGGAGCTGTCCAGTACGCTGCGCGCGCTGCGCTCGTACTCACTGTCCAAGCCACTCATCGATCTTTTCGCCGATATCGAGCGCGCATTCAATGTCCGCACGGAGGCGCTCGCGCGCGGCGGGGCAGCCGGAACGGCACACCTCGATCAGTTCGCCGACGTGGTCGCGACCTTCCCCGGAAGCGGCCTGGCCGCGTGGCTCGACTACTGCGCAATGGCGCGTGAGCGCGAGGACGGCCTCCAGCCCGGGGAGGTACCAGCCGCCGACGACCGCGTGCTCATCATGACTACGCACAAGGCCAAGGGCCTGGAGTGGGAGCACGTCAGCGTGCTGCACGCCGATTCCCAGACCTATTCCGGCAAGGCGAACTCGTACGTCACGCGCTCGACCGAGCTACCCAGCGCGGACGACTACCTCGACGCCGAGGCCTTCGCGGGGGACAAGGAGCCGACCCGCACGCACTTTGACAGGGCGGGCGAGGCGAAGAAGCAAGAGAGCAAGCACGCCAACGAACTGGAGGCCGCGCGCCTGTTCTACGTCGCGCTGACGCGCACCGAGTCCACGCTGACCGTCACCGGCGGCGGGACGGACGGTTCGAACGGCAAGGCGAAGAAGGGGCCGTACGAGTTCCTGCATCAGCTCGCCGAGAAGTTCCCGGACCACGTCGTGTGCTGGAACGACCCGAACGACCCACAGGACTCGGACGATCAGGATGAACAGGGCGACGCCGCGACCAGCCCGGAGAGCGGCGCATTCCCGTACCTTGCGCCCGATGCAGCGGCGCTCGCGGCCGCGGACAAGGTGCGCGCCGCACTCGACAGCCTGCCCGACCAGGTCGCCGGGGAGCGGTTCCAGCAGTGGGAGACCGAAGCATCCGCGCTCATCGAGGAGCACCGCGGGCTCATGGCCCCGGAGGTGGAGGTCGCCGTGCCCACGGAACTGACCGCCTCCGACGTGGTGGCGCTGCGCGGCGACCCGACGCAGTTTGCCCGCCGCCAGCGCCGGCCCGTGCCGTTCAAACCGAACGCCTACGCTAAGCGCGGCACCGCCTTCCACTCCTGGCTGGAGGAGTACTTCGGCGGCAGCGCGTTGCTGAGCGAGGAGGAACTTCCGGGCCTGGACGAGGAGCTCGGTCTGGAAGACCTGGCGGCGCTCAAGGACTCTTTCCAGGCCAGCCAGTGGGCGCAGCGCACGCCGGTCGAGGTGGAGGCCCCCTTCGAGATCACGGTGGATGGTGCCGTGGTGCGCGGGCGTATGGACGCGGTCTTTCGGGACCCAGACGGCACCTGGGTGGTGGTGGACTGGAAGACCGGCCGGCCGCCACAGGGCGAAGACATGCGCGCCGCCGAGCAGCAGCTGGCGGTCTACCGCGAAGCTTGGCGGCGCATCCGCCAGCGCGCCGGGGAAGAATCCCCCCAGGTCAAAGCCCTGTTCCACTACGTGACCGACGGCTTCGACTTCGAGCCGCGCCACCTGGGTGGGGCTGACGAACTCGCGGGCGTTCTCCGGCAGGCGGTGCGCCGCGTAGAGTATTAG
- a CDS encoding M48 family metallopeptidase, whose protein sequence is MRVIRSRRRRKSVQGRIVDGVLEVRIPAWMNKRQEADAVADMLARAEKKHTSSARSDADLAARAAVLNEKYLEGRAKVGSIRWVANQGTRWGSCTVGTGDIRLSDRLKRVPDYVVDSVIVHELVHTFVGGAGHGAEFWRWADTVPLAERAKGYIEAYQRFG, encoded by the coding sequence GTGCGGGTCATCCGCTCGCGGCGCCGGCGCAAGTCCGTGCAGGGGCGCATCGTCGACGGCGTTTTAGAAGTGCGCATCCCGGCGTGGATGAACAAGCGGCAAGAGGCCGATGCGGTAGCGGACATGCTCGCCCGGGCGGAAAAGAAGCACACCTCGAGCGCGCGCAGTGACGCCGACTTGGCGGCGCGGGCGGCCGTTCTCAACGAGAAATACCTAGAGGGGCGCGCGAAGGTGGGCAGCATCCGCTGGGTGGCTAACCAGGGCACCCGGTGGGGAAGCTGCACCGTGGGCACGGGAGACATTCGCCTTAGTGACCGCCTTAAGCGCGTGCCCGACTACGTGGTGGATTCGGTGATTGTGCACGAGCTGGTGCACACGTTCGTCGGCGGGGCAGGCCACGGCGCGGAGTTCTGGCGGTGGGCAGATACGGTGCCCCTCGCCGAGCGGGCGAAGGGCTACATCGAGGCGTATCAGCGCTTCGGCTGA
- a CDS encoding potassium channel family protein, with product MPRQHKRAKRRLRERLKPGVELSNQPDFLLLDVIHLPRDFRASPWKLLAQRLMWAAGLLVFVTILVYVDQGGYNVEHLSLLDAAYYSGVTLTTVGYGDIVPVTEEARLVNLIFITPTRLVFLALLVGATLSVLTDRTRRTYQIQKWRKQLHNHTVVVGYGTKGAGAVAALLADDVPANQIVVIDTNRQALANAEHKGLVSIYGSGTKTDVLKIAGVPHAKSVVVTPSTDDTAVLVTLSVRELAPRANIVASVRESENRHLLQQSGANSVVTSAETAGRMLGLATVTPTVVEMMEDLLSPDAGFSVAERPVREFEVGSNPRHLADIVLAVLRDDEVHRVDTANASSLKPGDRLLYIKHDQEKPAEVSGDEDK from the coding sequence GTGCCGCGTCAGCATAAGCGGGCGAAAAGGCGCCTGCGGGAGCGTTTGAAGCCCGGAGTGGAGCTGTCCAACCAGCCGGACTTTTTGCTCCTCGATGTCATCCACCTCCCGCGGGATTTCCGCGCCAGCCCGTGGAAGCTGCTCGCCCAGCGCCTGATGTGGGCGGCGGGCCTGCTCGTCTTCGTCACCATCCTCGTGTACGTGGACCAGGGCGGCTACAACGTCGAGCACTTAAGCCTCCTCGACGCCGCGTACTACAGTGGCGTCACCCTCACCACGGTGGGCTACGGCGACATCGTCCCCGTCACGGAGGAGGCCCGGCTGGTCAACCTCATCTTCATCACACCGACCCGCCTGGTCTTCCTGGCGTTGTTGGTCGGTGCGACCCTGTCCGTTCTCACGGATCGCACCCGCCGTACCTACCAGATTCAGAAGTGGAGAAAGCAGTTGCACAACCACACCGTCGTTGTCGGCTACGGCACCAAGGGCGCCGGCGCCGTGGCTGCATTGCTTGCCGATGACGTACCGGCCAACCAGATCGTCGTCATCGACACCAACCGGCAGGCCCTCGCCAACGCCGAGCACAAAGGCCTGGTGTCTATCTACGGCTCGGGCACCAAGACGGACGTGCTGAAGATCGCCGGCGTGCCACACGCGAAGTCCGTCGTGGTCACCCCGTCCACCGACGACACCGCGGTGCTGGTCACGCTGTCGGTGCGCGAGCTCGCGCCGCGCGCAAACATCGTCGCCTCGGTCCGCGAGTCCGAAAACCGCCACCTGCTCCAGCAGTCCGGCGCCAATTCCGTGGTGACGTCTGCGGAGACCGCCGGCCGCATGCTGGGCCTGGCCACCGTGACCCCGACGGTGGTGGAAATGATGGAGGACCTGCTTAGCCCCGACGCCGGCTTCTCCGTCGCCGAGCGCCCCGTGCGCGAATTCGAGGTGGGCAGCAACCCGCGCCACCTGGCCGACATCGTGCTGGCGGTGTTGCGCGACGACGAGGTCCACCGCGTCGATACCGCCAATGCCTCATCGCTCAAGCCGGGCGATCGCCTGCTCTACATCAAGCACGATCAGGAAAAGCCGGCCGAGGTCTCCGGCGACGAAGACAAGTAA
- a CDS encoding PDZ domain-containing protein: MRTLVWGALPVVLLGGLLTVDKVPGTDIDLTVPYAAEGPGPTVNTLGDVDGTDVVEVHAPEVDDTAGNLNMTTVSVRSHMTLVQALGRWMFTDDTIVPLDTVIPPTMNDEEVKEANQQAFDQSESAATATALRYLHLPMRVAVGGTMENTNADGVLQADDIITEVDGKKVSEPAEVQDAVRAKKPGDTVDLTVERDGKPRHEKVELGEHPDAHGREKTPLLGVLMKAVPADDIDVKYNLQDIGGPSAGMMFSLAVIDKLSPGELNAGKFVAGTGTIAEDGTVGPIGGIQHKVEAASEAGAELFLAPRDNCAEALRGKHGDMTIAAVGNIDDAVKAMDDFGRGETPQLCE, from the coding sequence ATGCGAACCCTAGTCTGGGGCGCTCTCCCCGTTGTCCTTCTGGGAGGACTGCTCACGGTGGATAAGGTGCCCGGCACGGACATCGATCTCACCGTGCCGTATGCCGCGGAAGGTCCCGGGCCGACCGTGAACACGCTGGGCGATGTCGACGGCACCGACGTCGTGGAAGTCCACGCACCCGAGGTCGATGACACGGCAGGCAACCTCAACATGACGACGGTTTCGGTGCGCTCGCACATGACACTCGTGCAGGCGCTGGGCCGGTGGATGTTTACCGATGACACCATCGTCCCGCTCGATACCGTCATCCCGCCGACCATGAACGACGAGGAGGTCAAGGAGGCGAACCAGCAGGCCTTCGACCAGTCCGAGTCGGCGGCAACGGCCACGGCGTTGCGGTACTTGCACTTGCCGATGCGCGTGGCAGTCGGCGGCACCATGGAAAATACAAACGCGGACGGCGTGCTGCAGGCTGACGACATCATCACGGAAGTCGACGGGAAGAAGGTGTCCGAACCCGCCGAGGTTCAGGACGCGGTGCGCGCGAAAAAGCCCGGCGACACCGTGGATCTGACCGTCGAGCGCGACGGCAAACCCCGGCACGAGAAGGTGGAGTTGGGCGAACACCCCGATGCGCACGGCCGGGAGAAGACCCCGTTGCTTGGCGTGTTGATGAAGGCCGTGCCTGCCGATGACATCGACGTGAAGTACAACTTGCAAGACATCGGCGGTCCGTCTGCGGGGATGATGTTCTCGCTCGCGGTCATCGACAAGCTCTCGCCCGGCGAGCTCAACGCCGGCAAGTTCGTCGCCGGCACCGGCACCATCGCCGAGGACGGCACCGTCGGCCCCATCGGCGGCATCCAGCACAAGGTGGAGGCGGCCTCCGAGGCGGGCGCAGAGCTCTTCTTGGCCCCGCGGGACAACTGCGCCGAGGCCCTGCGCGGCAAGCACGGCGACATGACCATCGCGGCGGTGGGAAACATTGACGATGCCGTCAAGGCCATGGACGACTTCGGCCGCGGCGAGACGCCGCAGCTGTGCGAATAG